One Desulfuromonadales bacterium genomic window, CACGGCAGCAGCAGGTTGAACATCCCTGCCGAGAGGAGAAACATCCACCAGATGAAGACGGTCTTGTCCCGGCTGCGCTTGACCAGCAGGTTCCAGAGCGCGTGCATCAGGGCGGAGAAGACGATCAACAGGAAGGCGAAGTTGTTCATCGGCTCATTCTAGCGGAAGCAACTAAAATATGCGAAGATATTTTTAGCTATACTAAAATTCATGTCCGTCTCGCTGTCAACTCCGACGTTGACAGCCGGCGTCAGATTGCTATGCTCAATCTGCATTCAACAGGTTGCAACTGCCATTACACAAGGATGAGTATGAGCGATACCCGCATTGAAAAGGATTCGATGGGCGAGATGACCGTTCCCGCCGACGCCCTCTACGGCGCCCAGACCGCCCGGGCGCTGGCCAATTTCCCCATCTCCGGGTTGCGCTTCCCGCGGGCATTTCTCCGCGCGCTGGGGATGATCAAGGAGCGTGCCGCCCGGGTCAACCTCGAACTGGGCCTGCTCGACCGGGAACGGGCGATGGCGATCATGGAAGCCGCCGAGGAAGTGGTGCAGGGGGAACTGGACGATCACTTCGTACTCGATATCTTTCAGACCGGCTCCGGCACCAGCACCAACATGAACGTCAACGAGGTGATCGCCAACCGAGCCTGCCAGCTTCTCGGCGAGGGCATCGGCAGCCGTTCCATTCATCCCAACGACCACGTCAACCTCGGCCAGTCGAGCAACGACGTCATACCCACCGCCCTCCACCTGGCCGCCGCGGTGGAGATCCGCCAGACCCTCATCCCGGCTCTCTTCGCCCTGCAGGAGGCTCTCGGCGAGAAGGCGGAGGCCTTCGACGACATCGTCACCATCGGCCGCACCCATCTGCAGGATGCCGTGCCGGTGCGTCTCGGCCAGATATTCTCCGGCTACGCCCGCCAGGTGGCGCTGTCCATTCGTCGCCTGGAGGCGGCGGTCGAAGGACTGCTCGAGCTGCCGCTGGGCGGGACCGCCGTCGGTACCGGCCTCAACGCCCACCCCGAGTTCACCCGCCAGGTCATCACCGGGCTCGCCGGGGTGACCGGTCTCCCCTTCCGCGAGGCGGTCAACCACTTCGAGGCGCAGGCGGCCAAGGATGCGGCGGTAGCGGCCAGCGGCGCCCTCAAGGGTTCTGCCGTCGCTCTCTTCAAGATCGCCAACGACATCCGTTTCCTCGGCAGCGGCCCCCGCTGCGGCCTGGGCGAACTGATCCTGCCGGCGGTGCAGCCGGGCAGCTCGATCATGCCCGGCAAGGTCAACCCGGTGATGGCCGAAAGCCTGCTCCAGGTCTGTGCCCAGGTGGTCGGCAACGACGCCGCCGTCACCCTCGGCGGGCTCTCGGGCAACTTCGAGCTCAACGTCATGATGCCGTTGATCACCCATAACCTGCTCCAGTCGGTCTCCCTGCTGGCCAATGCCGCCGGGCAGTTCACCGAACGCTGCGTCAAGGGGCTGCAGGCCGACCGCCAGCGCTGCGAGTCGCTCATCGAAAAGAGCCTGGCCATGTGCACCGCGCTCGCTCCGGTGATCGGTTACGACCGGGCGGCGCAGATTGCCAAGAAGGCCTACGAGTCGGGAAAGACGGTGCGGGAGGTGGCCAGGGAGGAGCAGGTGCTGCCCGATGCGGAGTTGGAAAGACTCCTCGACCCACGTCCCATGACCGAACCGGGGGTGCCCGGGAAGACCCGATAGGCGGGGATATCCAATGGACAGACAAAAGGGAAGGCAAAGCGCCTTCCCTTTTCCTTGAAACGAAACAACCTGCGGGTAGCGGGATTCAGCTCTCAGCCGATCTGCTCGCCCAGGTAGACCTGAATGCCCATCTGCTTGATCTGATCCTGCTGCGCTTCGATCCAGTCGATGTGCGCTTCTTCGTCCTTGAGAATCGAATCGAGCAGCTCCTTGGTCCCGTTGTCGCCGG contains:
- a CDS encoding class II fumarate hydratase encodes the protein MSDTRIEKDSMGEMTVPADALYGAQTARALANFPISGLRFPRAFLRALGMIKERAARVNLELGLLDRERAMAIMEAAEEVVQGELDDHFVLDIFQTGSGTSTNMNVNEVIANRACQLLGEGIGSRSIHPNDHVNLGQSSNDVIPTALHLAAAVEIRQTLIPALFALQEALGEKAEAFDDIVTIGRTHLQDAVPVRLGQIFSGYARQVALSIRRLEAAVEGLLELPLGGTAVGTGLNAHPEFTRQVITGLAGVTGLPFREAVNHFEAQAAKDAAVAASGALKGSAVALFKIANDIRFLGSGPRCGLGELILPAVQPGSSIMPGKVNPVMAESLLQVCAQVVGNDAAVTLGGLSGNFELNVMMPLITHNLLQSVSLLANAAGQFTERCVKGLQADRQRCESLIEKSLAMCTALAPVIGYDRAAQIAKKAYESGKTVREVAREEQVLPDAELERLLDPRPMTEPGVPGKTR